ACCTGGCACTGCGGCGTTGATACGGGCCAGAGCGGCGTTGCCCTTCTCCAGGTTCCGCACCGCCAGCACCACCTGCGCGCCGCGGGCGGCCAGGGCCGCGGCGGTGTGGAAGCCCAGACCGGTGTTGGCGCCGGTGATGATGACGGTGCGTCCGCTCTGATCAGGGATGTCGGCGGCAGACCACGTGTGGTTGTCGTTGGAAACCATAGCCCGAACATACTCAAGCCGAGCGACTACATATATTCGGCTGACCTGAACGATCGTTAGCCATTAAATGGCGTCCTCTTAGTTCAGCGTTGCCCGAAAAAAGCAAAATCCGCGCGGACTTCTGCGCTGAATCCTGCACTCATATCGGTGACAGTGAAGTAAATTGCATACGCCGTTATCGCGTCCGTGGCCACCAGTGTGTGTGGAAGGACGGTGCATGTGATCGAAATAGCCAATCCCGTGATTCGCCGTGCGGATCCGACGATTGTTGAAGCCGCACTGACCGATGCCCGGGCTCTTATCGAACCAACGCAGCGCGCCGCCCTCGATGCGCTGCCTGCCGACGTCCGCCACGTGGCCGGCCTTCATCTGGGTTGGTGGGATGCTGCCGGTCAGGAACGCCAGACGGGGCGCGGTAAGGCAATACGGCCGGCGCTGACGATTGCGTGTGCGCGTGCCGCCGGGGGTGACGAAGCGGGCGAAGCCGCGATTCGATCCGCCGTGGCGGTGGAACTGGTGCATGACTTCTCACTGCTGCACGACGACATCATGGACAGCGATCTGGTGCGCCGGCATCAGCCCACCGCGTGGTCGGCCTTCGGGGTTTCTTGATGGGCAACAACGCAATCACAATGACTGTCAGAGTGCGTCCCGGGATCGTGCTTGCGGTCATGTGCTTGAGCAATTTCGTCGCCAGCATTGATCTGACCATCGTCAATGTCGCGTTGCCGACGTTGTCGCGCGACTTGCTGGCCGACACCGCCGAACTGCAATGGATCGTAGACGCTTACTTCTTGGCGGCCGCCAGCCTGCTGCTACCGGCCGGCAACCTTGGCGATCGCTACGGCAGGCGTGGCTGGCTCAACATCGGCCTGCTGACATTCGCCGTAACGTCCGCGGCTGCCGCGAGTGCCGATTCCCCGGAGACGCTGATCGCTTCGCGTGCGGCGATGGGCGTCGGCGCCGCCATCATTTTTCCGACAACCTTGGCGCTGATCACCAACATCTTCACCGAATCCGCTCAGCGCGCCAAGGCAATTGGGTTGTGGTCGGCGATGAATGGTCTGGGCGTGGTGGTTGGACCGATCACCGGGGGATGGCTGCTGAAACACTTCGCGGTGGGTTCCATCTTCTGGATCAACGTGCCCATTGCCTTGGTAGCCGCCATCGGCTCGATACTGTTCGTGCCGACCTCACGCGACCCCGCCCGGCCGCCGATCGATCTTGTGGGGTTGCTGCTGTCGGTAGTCGGCATTTCGGTGCTGATCTACACAATCATCGAAGCACCCAACGCCGGGTGGTGCAGCGTTCGGACACCTGTTGGTTTCGCCGTTGCGTTGATCGCCCTTGCTGCCTTCCAATGGCACGAACTGCGGACGCCGCACCCGATGCTGGATCTGACGTTGTTCGCCGACCGCCGATTTTCCGGCGGCAACATCGCCGGGGCTGCCGCGTACCTGGCGCTGTGCGGATTCGTCTTCGTCATGACCCAGTACTTGCAATTCGTCACCGTTTATACGCCGTACCAAACCGGCATTCGCTTGTTGCCGCTCGCATTTTCGGTCGCCGCCGCCAGTGTCATCGCCCCGCGGCTTGCCGAGCGGTTCGGCACCACGCCGGTAGTCGCGGGGGGATTGGTGATCTTCGCCGGCGCTATCGCCTGGTCCGGCTTCTTCGCGACCGACACCTCGTACTGGGAGATCGGAGCCGCAATGACGATGCTCGGCGCCGGCGTCGGACTCACCATGGCCCCGGCGACCGAGTCGATCATGGCCTCCTTGCGCATCCACACCGCCGGTGTGGGATCGGCGGTCGCCGGCGTTACCCGCCAACTTGGCGCCACCTTCGGCGTCGCGATAGCGGGCAGCGTTTTCGCGTCGGTGTATCAGAGCCGACTGGACGAAGATTCCGCGCTGGCCGTTGTGAGTCCCGAAACGCGTGTGGCGATGCGTCAATCGATGGCAGCCGCGCAGCACGTGCTCGGTCAGCTGCCCACGAGCCAAGCGCAGTCCGTCCGCCCCTTCGTCGAGTCGGCCTTTCTCAACGGTGTGACAGCGAGCTGCCTGGTTTGCGCCGGCGTCGCGTTGGCTGCGGCGGCGGCGGTCGCCGTGATACTTCCGCGCCGTCGCCCCCCGGATGAGCAACCCGGCTCAGCGTCTCCGCCGATGGAGGAGGTGCCCGCGAATCTCCTACCGCCGCAGCAGAAGTAGCGCCAACCAGCAATCTTCGATGGAAAGCCGGAACCTGATGCCACACATTGCACGATCAGAGGGTTAGCCGCCATGCACCCCATCAATGACGCCTCGTCCCCCGCGGGGTGTCTGCCGCGGACCGTGGCACTAATTCCGGACGGGAACGCGCGTTGGGCAGCGGCGCGCGGACTGACCACCGAACAAGGTCACATGACCGCCGCCGCGGTGGCGATCATGCGCGCGCGGGACGCCTGCGAGCTCGGTATCGAGCAACTCTCGCTGTACAGCTTCTCGACTGAGAATTGGTCGCGGTCCGCCATCGAAGTGGACAGCCTGATGGGAGTGTTCGCCCGCCATTTCGGCCGGGCGGCCGAGGCGCTGGAACCGTGCGGCATCCGGATCCGAATGCTCGGCCTGCGTACCGGCCTGCCGAAGGATGTGCTCGAAGCGGTGGATTATGCCGAGGCGGCGACCGCGCACAACTCCAAG
The nucleotide sequence above comes from Mycobacterium vicinigordonae. Encoded proteins:
- a CDS encoding polyprenyl synthetase family protein → MIEIANPVIRRADPTIVEAALTDARALIEPTQRAALDALPADVRHVAGLHLGWWDAAGQERQTGRGKAIRPALTIACARAAGGDEAGEAAIRSAVAVELVHDFSLLHDDIMDSDLVRRHQPTAWSAFGVS
- a CDS encoding MFS transporter translates to MTVRVRPGIVLAVMCLSNFVASIDLTIVNVALPTLSRDLLADTAELQWIVDAYFLAAASLLLPAGNLGDRYGRRGWLNIGLLTFAVTSAAAASADSPETLIASRAAMGVGAAIIFPTTLALITNIFTESAQRAKAIGLWSAMNGLGVVVGPITGGWLLKHFAVGSIFWINVPIALVAAIGSILFVPTSRDPARPPIDLVGLLLSVVGISVLIYTIIEAPNAGWCSVRTPVGFAVALIALAAFQWHELRTPHPMLDLTLFADRRFSGGNIAGAAAYLALCGFVFVMTQYLQFVTVYTPYQTGIRLLPLAFSVAAASVIAPRLAERFGTTPVVAGGLVIFAGAIAWSGFFATDTSYWEIGAAMTMLGAGVGLTMAPATESIMASLRIHTAGVGSAVAGVTRQLGATFGVAIAGSVFASVYQSRLDEDSALAVVSPETRVAMRQSMAAAQHVLGQLPTSQAQSVRPFVESAFLNGVTASCLVCAGVALAAAAAVAVILPRRRPPDEQPGSASPPMEEVPANLLPPQQK
- the uppS gene encoding polyprenyl diphosphate synthase — protein: MHPINDASSPAGCLPRTVALIPDGNARWAAARGLTTEQGHMTAAAVAIMRARDACELGIEQLSLYSFSTENWSRSAIEVDSLMGVFARHFGRAAEALEPCGIRIRMLGLRTGLPKDVLEAVDYAEAATAHNSKMTLFVALNYGGRQELLDAAQRYTGGGEQAFRRLLYAPEMQDPDLIIRTGGERRLSNGFVWHSSFSELHFVDELWPDFTREHFEAALADFGTRVRTRGAQHAADMAG